A region of Stegostoma tigrinum isolate sSteTig4 chromosome 3, sSteTig4.hap1, whole genome shotgun sequence DNA encodes the following proteins:
- the qng1 gene encoding queuosine salvage protein: protein MKSGFCRPGEKRMDALLLPKEAGKFIADNSKDVFILEKGVWKVAEMLFEKRNSKELDATGWKLLHDLNPQTMNEASVNWVFVVDTLNFSFWSDNDDHKCLIKYKGKMHSGFWSLCAAINRALDEGIPITAASYVANITLDQLKYVLRSDTEVPMPLIEERLKVLKEAGNILLEKFDGSFLNCIKKSENSAQKLLQLVVENFPSYRDETVFQGRKVAFYKRAQILVADIWGLLEGMEDGAFHDIASLTIFADYRIPQVLVHLGAMKYSEKLMEKLKQGVLFQSGDCEEVEIRGCSIWCVELILHCILELGAQKGCTNAHINSVLTDYYLWDYARDHRKDMEDIPIHRVRCIYY from the exons ATGAAATCTGGTTTTTGCCGTCCAGGGGAG AAAAGGATGGATGCACTACTGCTGCCAAAGGAAGCTGGAAAATTTATAGCTGACAACAGCAAAGATGTCTTTATATTGGAAAAAGGAGTTTGGAAAGTTGCTGAAATGCTGTttgaaaaaagaaattcaaagGAACTCGATGCAACAGGATGGAAGCTACTCCATGATCTAAACCCACAAACAATGAATGAGGCATCTGTCAACTGGGTATTTGTCGTAGACACCCTCAATTTTTCCTTTTGGTCAGATAATGATGATCACAAGTGTTTGATTAAGTACAAAGGCAAAATGCATAGTGGCTTTTGGTCACTTTGTGCTGCTATTAACAGAGCGCTGGATGAAG GCATTCCCATTACCGCTGCATCATACGTTGCGAATATAACCCTAGATCAGCTGAAATATGTGCTACGTTCAGACACTGAAGTTCCAATGCCTTTGATTGAAGAACGTCTCAAAGTACTGAAAGAGGCTGGAAATATATTGCTCGAGAAGTTTGATGGTTCATTCCTTAATTGCATTAAGAAGAGTGAAAATAGTGCTCAGAAGCTGCTACAGCTCGTGGTGGAAAATTTTCCATCATATAGAGATGAAACAGTGTTTCAG GGCAGGAAAGTTGCTTTTTACAAAAGGGCACAAATCCTTGTGGCAGATATCTGGGGCCTACTGGAAGGAATGGAGGATGGTGCCTTTCATGACATAGCCAGTCTGACTATATTTGCGGACTACAGAATCCCTCAAGTACTTGTCCACCTCGGAGCCATGAAATACTCTGAAAAACTAATGGAGAAACTTAAACAAG GTGTGTTGTTCCAATCAGGGGATTGTGAAGAAGTGGAGATTCGAGGCTGCTCCATTTGGTGTGTTGAGTTAATATTGCATTGCATTCTGGAACTTGGAGCACAGAAGGGGTGCACGAATGCACACATCAATTCTGTTTTGACCGATTATTACTTGTGGGACTATGCTAGAGATCACCGAAAGGATATGGAAGACATCCCCATTCATCGTGTTCGCTGTATCTATTACTAA